A DNA window from bacterium contains the following coding sequences:
- a CDS encoding tetratricopeptide repeat protein gives MHPELLNNSTFLRYYKQWQDDPDSIVFAPIAEYFLMYGMIDAAFSVCREGVKRHPGFISGRLVMARVHLRRGNWEEAEGELMQALSIRADNAQAKGMMEEIAALRRAERDRLRVEPRTEPRPVALPVENHAAIRHPSWNTITMAGILAAQGHRERAKEIYQTILTGDPSNAAARAGIEALGSAG, from the coding sequence ATGCATCCAGAACTGCTGAATAATTCCACCTTTCTCAGATACTACAAGCAGTGGCAGGATGACCCCGACTCCATAGTCTTTGCCCCTATCGCAGAGTACTTTCTCATGTACGGCATGATCGACGCCGCTTTCTCCGTGTGTCGCGAGGGAGTGAAGAGGCATCCGGGCTTCATAAGCGGACGCCTGGTCATGGCCCGCGTGCATTTGAGGCGCGGCAACTGGGAAGAGGCGGAGGGCGAGCTGATGCAGGCCCTCTCGATAAGGGCCGACAACGCGCAGGCGAAGGGGATGATGGAGGAGATCGCCGCGCTTCGCAGGGCCGAGCGCGACCGTCTGCGCGTGGAGCCGCGCACCGAACCGCGCCCTGTCGCTTTGCCCGTCGAAAACCATGCGGCCATCAGGCACCCCTCCTGGAACACGATCACCATGGCCGGCATACTCGCTGCGCAGGGGCACCGCGAGAGGGCCAAGGAGATATATCAGACCATCTTAACGGGGGACCCTTCCAACGCAGCCGCCAGGGCCGGCATCGAGGCGCTTGGCAGCGCAGGTTGA
- a CDS encoding tetratricopeptide repeat protein, whose translation MTILNKEKILEQAKIFVDEGKFDKAIREYEKITLADPADLRVKLRIAELYTKRKQINDAIRLYREVAHSYTADGFLLKAVTVYKNILRLNPSLIEVNEELAGLYEKMGLTHDAVRQFDILASTLDMKGMTDKVIDIRKKIVALNPEDGTARVRLAETFQRDGRMEEAIDQYEDYAARLDRSGADKRKLADVYEKILAHRPKNYDLMRKLIAIYEELSDHKKALKWLEDGKEMTERDPGLLKLAAAIYTSQHQVETARAKYMLLADIENQSGHQDKALDAYFEILVLLPDEEDRLERRVEEIRPGAMAEMVERAAVRRKELEEQEERRQIEEETEKTQKAAAEQAEEERADAKRAQRAAKKQVAAAPQKAPAKAGPDRGRADSAYNLGIAYRKMGLARESEAEFKKALDIYNACVSAGIADEEAKRRIAEMEAGISGAAVPPAEVKPEAGVENKSEAKAKVETPNKAEKEKKKISFV comes from the coding sequence ATGACTATCCTCAACAAGGAAAAGATCCTGGAGCAGGCAAAGATCTTTGTCGACGAAGGGAAATTCGACAAGGCCATAAGGGAGTATGAGAAGATAACTCTCGCCGATCCTGCGGACTTAAGGGTCAAACTCAGGATAGCGGAGCTCTACACCAAGCGAAAGCAGATCAACGACGCCATACGCCTCTATCGCGAGGTCGCGCACTCCTACACCGCCGACGGATTCCTGCTCAAGGCGGTGACCGTCTACAAGAACATCCTCAGGCTCAACCCGTCGCTCATCGAGGTCAACGAGGAGCTGGCCGGCCTCTACGAGAAGATGGGGCTCACGCACGATGCGGTGAGGCAGTTCGACATACTCGCTTCCACGCTCGACATGAAGGGCATGACCGACAAGGTCATCGACATCAGGAAGAAGATCGTGGCCCTCAACCCGGAGGACGGCACCGCCAGGGTCAGACTGGCGGAGACCTTTCAGCGCGACGGCAGAATGGAAGAGGCGATCGACCAGTACGAGGACTATGCCGCAAGGCTGGACAGGTCGGGCGCGGACAAGCGCAAGCTCGCCGACGTCTATGAGAAGATATTGGCGCACAGGCCCAAGAATTACGACCTCATGCGCAAGCTCATCGCCATCTACGAGGAGCTCTCCGATCACAAGAAAGCGCTCAAGTGGCTGGAGGACGGCAAGGAGATGACCGAGCGCGACCCGGGCCTGCTCAAGCTCGCCGCCGCCATCTACACCTCGCAGCACCAGGTCGAGACCGCGCGCGCGAAATACATGCTGCTCGCCGACATCGAGAACCAGAGCGGTCATCAGGACAAGGCGCTCGACGCGTACTTCGAGATACTGGTCCTTCTGCCCGACGAGGAGGACAGGCTTGAGAGGCGGGTCGAGGAGATAAGGCCGGGCGCAATGGCCGAGATGGTCGAGCGCGCGGCAGTCCGCCGCAAGGAGCTGGAGGAGCAGGAGGAGAGGCGCCAGATCGAGGAGGAGACGGAGAAGACGCAGAAGGCCGCCGCCGAGCAGGCCGAGGAGGAGCGCGCCGATGCGAAGCGGGCGCAGAGGGCCGCGAAGAAACAGGTTGCAGCCGCGCCGCAGAAGGCGCCGGCAAAGGCAGGGCCCGATCGCGGTCGCGCCGACTCCGCGTACAACTTAGGCATCGCCTACAGGAAGATGGGGCTCGCGCGTGAATCCGAGGCCGAGTTCAAGAAGGCTCTGGATATCTACAATGCCTGCGTCTCGGCCGGCATCGCGGACGAAGAGGCGAAGAGACGAATCGCGGAGATGGAGGCGGGGATTTCAGGCGCAGCGGTCCCCCCGGCCGAGGTCAAGCCCGAGGCTGGAGTTGAGAACAAGTCCGAGGCCAAGGCAAAGGTTGAAACTCCGAATAAGGCCGAGAAGGAAAAGAAGAAGATATCGTTCGTCTGA
- a CDS encoding AAA family ATPase, whose protein sequence is MDHLAYYELREEPFSIVPLTNFYYHNEQHDQAYLRLRRSVEGMKGLAVLVGEVGTGKTLLARRLLESLPDDQYEAALLVVLHSSVTGSWLIKRVAQQVGVTDTEGDKVDVIGRLYGRLNEIAEEGRRAVILIDEAHMLRSPETLEEVRGLLNLELSNSKLLSIVMFGMPELDMRLASEPALKQRMAVRFQLKNFTRETLVDYVRFRTFHAGSNKQIFSASALEAIYDFTRGNPRLVNVVCDNSLFEGFVRRVDLPVGREVVESVAADLGLPPMDPADEPAERR, encoded by the coding sequence ATGGATCACCTCGCTTACTACGAACTCAGGGAAGAGCCGTTCTCGATCGTGCCGCTCACGAACTTCTATTATCACAACGAGCAGCACGACCAGGCGTACCTGCGCCTCAGGCGCTCGGTCGAGGGCATGAAGGGGCTCGCGGTGCTCGTGGGCGAGGTCGGAACCGGCAAGACCCTGCTCGCGCGCAGGCTGCTCGAGTCGTTGCCGGACGATCAGTACGAGGCGGCCCTGCTGGTCGTGCTCCACTCAAGCGTTACCGGCAGCTGGCTGATAAAGCGCGTGGCCCAGCAGGTCGGCGTGACGGATACAGAGGGCGACAAGGTCGACGTGATCGGGAGGCTCTACGGGAGGCTCAACGAGATAGCGGAAGAGGGAAGGCGCGCGGTGATACTCATCGACGAGGCTCACATGCTGCGCTCGCCGGAGACGCTAGAGGAGGTGAGGGGGCTGCTCAACCTGGAGCTCTCGAACTCGAAACTCCTCTCCATCGTCATGTTCGGCATGCCGGAGCTGGACATGAGGCTCGCCTCGGAACCCGCGCTCAAGCAGCGCATGGCGGTCCGCTTTCAGCTAAAGAACTTCACGCGCGAGACCCTCGTCGACTACGTCCGCTTCCGCACTTTTCACGCAGGCTCCAACAAGCAGATCTTCTCCGCTAGCGCGCTCGAGGCCATATACGATTTCACCAGGGGCAACCCGAGGCTCGTGAACGTGGTCTGCGATAACTCCTTGTTCGAGGGATTCGTCCGCCGCGTCGATCTGCCGGTCGGCAGGGAAGTGGTGGAGAGCGTGGCCGCGGACCTGGGGCTCCCGCCCATGGATCCTGCCGACGAACCCGCGGAGCGCCGCTGA